One part of the Calypte anna isolate BGI_N300 chromosome 12, bCalAnn1_v1.p, whole genome shotgun sequence genome encodes these proteins:
- the LOC103533215 gene encoding inter-alpha-trypsin inhibitor heavy chain H4 has protein sequence MEDRMLLSLMVFSSLIVLAETSAQKHAFEIYSLRVDSKVTSRFAHTVITSKVVNRANESREATFEVELPKTAFITNFSMSIDGKVYPGIIKEKASAQKEYDAAVSHGQSAGLVKITGRKLEQFQVSVNIAAGSKVTFELTYEELLKRQLGKFELLIKVQPKQLVKHFQIDVHIFEPQGIRFLETDSTFMTNELSQALTKVQSETKAHILFKPTVDQQRVKPELDETLLNGDFIVRYDVERGATAGDIQIVNGYFVHYFAPVEMPVFPKNVIFVIDRSGSMAGRKIEQTRDALLKILQDLRPEDHFSFITFNSKVVEWKSSLLQATAENVASATGFVQTLSASGGTDISQALLTAVGMLDKAEELPERSVSMIILLTDGQPTSGENNVEVIQESIQKAIKGKYALFCLGFGFDVSYKFLEKMSLSNGGIARRIYENADAALQLQGFYHEVATPILMKIEMQYPENAVEGLTKNNFKLFFEGSEIIVSGKISNELDLLPVEIKAQTHTSDLTLKEEANVKEKEQIFQNQSYIFGDFIERLWAYLTIQQLLEKSVSAQEEDQKALEAEALKLSLQYSFVTPLTSMVVTKPVGHQQTEIANKPTEAENKKPSSSPTRDVSRQRSARLRGQWRHEPESGSIRKLSFKGVSFVRLIEKMRTPPLANEYPQLLLQLPKQNEIICLSTDGKTQPSVHLLSDPEQGLTVTGKLGDRENHFEWFEITYMNPPAQIHISMDEITISHNNETTRLPWKESATSTIQGLQVSVEKERSFTASLSDTVTVKISLIKSPYGFLGLYFLNTNHFSDKVSGVLGQFYSKAQFENNPSINQRADERLLSISGSEHKATRQYKKDYRLESTSDPVSCWSIDLAS, from the exons ATGGAGGACAGAATGTTGCTCTCATTGATGGTCTTTTCCTCCCTCATAGTACTAGCAGAAACTAGTGCTCAAAAG catGCTTTTGAAATCTACAGCCTTCGTGTGGACAGCAAGGTCACATCACGATTTGCTCACACCGTCATCACCAGCAAAGTTGTCAACCGAGCTAATGAGTCCAGAGAGGCGACCTTTGAAGTGGAGTTACCCAAGACAGCCTTCATCACCAACTTCTCCAT GTCCATTGATGGTAAAGTGTATCCAGGAATAATAAAGGAGAAAGCTTCTGCTCAAAAGGAATATGATGCTGCAGTCTCACATGGGCAGAGTGCCGGCCTCGTCAA AATCACAGGCAGAAAACTGGAGCAATTTCAAGTGTCTGTCAACATTGCAGCTGGTAGCAAAGTCACTTTTGAGCTGACCTACGAGGAGCTGCTGAAGCGTCAGCTGGGGAAGTTTGAGCTGCTGATCAAGGTCCAACCCAAGCAGCTTGTTAAGCACTTCCAG ATCGATGTGCACATCTTTGAGCCCCAAGGCATACGCTTCCTGGAGACAGACAGCACCTTCATGACAAATGAGTTGTCTCAGGCACTCACAAAAGTGCAGAGTGAAACCAAG GctcatattttatttaagcCAACTGTAGATCAGCAGAGGGTAAAGCCTGAACTTGATGAAACCCTCCTCAATGGTGATTTTATTGTGCGTTATGATGTTGAGAGAGGTGCCACTGCTGGTGATATAcag ATTGTCAATGGGTATTTTGTGCATTATTTTGCACCTGTTGAAATGCCAGTGTTTCCCAAAAATGTCATCTTTGTTATAGACCGAAGTGGCTCCATGGCAGGCAGAAAAATTGAACAG ACAAGGGATGCACTGTTGAAGATTTTGCAAGACCTCCGCCCAGAAGATCACTTCAGCTTTATCACCTTTAACAGCAAAGTGGTGGAGTGGAAGAGCTCTTTGCTGCAAGCCACTGCAGAGAACGTGGCAAGTGCTACAGGATTCGTGCAAACACTTTCTGCTAGTGGAG GCACAGATATCAGTCAGgccctgctgactgcagtggGCATGCTGGATaaagctgaggagctgccagaACGAAGTGTCTCCATGATTATTTTGTTGACAGATGGCCAGCCCACTTCTG GTGAGAACAATGTGGAAGTAATTCAAGAAAGCATTCAGAAAGCAATCAAGGGGAAATATGCTCTTTTCTGCCTTGGCTTTGGGTTTGATGTCAGTTATAAATTCCTGGAGAAAATGTCCCTAAGCAATGGGGGAATAGCACGTCGTATATATGAAAATGCTGATGCAGCCTTGCAGCTCCAG GGATTTTATCATGAGGTGGCTACCCcaatattaatgaaaattgAAATGCAGTATCCAGAAAATGCTGTTGAAGGATTAACCAAGAACAATTTCAAGCTGTTTTTTGAAGGATCTGAAATTATAGTATCTGGAAAAATTAGCAATGAGCTTGATCTTTTACCAGTAGAAATTAAAGCTCAGACA CATACTAGTGACCTGACTCTTAAAGAAGAAGCAAATGTCaaagaaaaggagcaaatatttcaaaatcaaaGTTACATCTTTGGAGATTTCATAGAGAGGCTGTGGGCTTACTTAACTATTCAGCAGCTTCTGGAAAAATC TGTTTCAGCACAAGAAGAAGACCAGAAGGCACTGGAGGCAGAAGCCTTAAAGCTGTCACTGCAGTACAGCTTTGTGACACCCCTCACTTCCATGGTGGTCACCAAACCTGTTGGCCATCAGCAGACAGAGATAGCAAACAAACCCACTGAAGCAG AGAATAAGAAGCCCAGCAGTTCTCCAACAAGAG atgTTTCTAGACAGAGGAGTGCAAGACTTCGTG GTCAGTGGCGTCATGAGCCTGAATCTGGCAGCATCAGGAAGCTGTCGTTCAAAG GTGTATCATTTGTCAGGCTAATAGAAAAAATGAGAACACCACCTCTTG CCAATGAatatccacagcttctcttgcAATTGCCCAAACAAAACGAAATAATCTGCTTAAGTACTGATGGAAAAACACAGCCCTCTGTCCACCTGCTGTCAGATCCAGAGCAAG GGCTCACTGTGACAGGGAAACTTGGGGACAGAGAAAACCACTTTGAGTGGTTTGAAATTACCTACATGAATCCCCCTGCACAAATCCACATCTCCATGGATGAGATCACCATAAGCCACAATAACGAGACCACTCGGCTGCCATGGAAGGAGTCAGCCACCTCTACCATCCAGGG GCTGCAAGTCtcagtggaaaaggaaaggagttTTACAGCATCATTGTCTGATACAGTCACAGTAAAAATTTCCCTTATAAAGTCTCCATATGGTTTCCTTGGGCTGTATTTCTTGAACACCAACCATTTTTCTGACAAAGTCAGTGGAGTTCTGG GTCAATTTTATTCAAAAGCACAATTTGAGAATAATCCCAGCATCAATCAAAGAGCTGATGAAAGACTCCTGAGCATCTCTGGATCTGAGCACAAAGCAACCAG GCAATATAAGAAAGATTACAGGCTTGAGTCAACCAGTGATCCTGTTTCCTGCTGGTCAATAGATCTAGCTTCCTAG